Genomic segment of Raphanus sativus cultivar WK10039 unplaced genomic scaffold, ASM80110v3 Scaffold0991, whole genome shotgun sequence:
AAATCATCAGAAGAAATAGCTACAGTTAGTTTAATCAACTAGTTAGCCACAAAATTGGAATGGATATAGagatgataattatttttataaaattgtatattacAAGATGATAAATCGTGTATGTAATATGCAAATCACATTTAACCATATACGGACATATAATGACTATGGATTTGTACAACATTTAGTAAACTTGACGGATATTTATATAATCAAGGGCAAATTCTTACTATCATCGTCCATGATCCATGATCTTAAAAACATTTACAACGTACAAAATTAGTAAAACAGAACCCTTTAAAGTTCACAGAAATCCCAAAAGCAAGTTGAAGAAAATCATAGAGATAAAGAGCAAATTTGAATCCCTTACTAAAGAACTAAAAAGCCTATAGAAAAAGTGAATAAGCCCATACAAGAGGCTAAAGGCCTCAAAAGAGGGAAGTCAACGGCCCATTTGACCCGCAAGAACGATATAGTCCACACTCTCTTCCCTCTAAAAACATTTTGACATCTCTCGATCGAGAGCAGATCAATCTTTAGGTTAAGGGTTCCCCTCTCCCAAATCATCTTCCTCAAATCCCTAAGATCGATAAGATCCATGGAGAACGGTAAACGAGACAGAGAAGACATGGAAATGCAAACCGCGCCGCCCCGAAAGCCACGCGTACTCCTGGCCGCGAGCGGAAGCGTCGCCGCCATCAAATTCGGCAACCTCTGCCACTGTTTCACCGAATGGGCCGAAGTGAGAGCCGTCGTATCGAAATCGTCACTCCACTTCCTCGACAGGCTCTCTCTCCCAGGGGAAGTCGCTCTCTACACCGACGAAGACGAGTGGTCTAGCTGGAACAAGATCGGCGACCCCGTGCTCCACATCGAGCTCAGACGCTGGGCTGACGTCATCGTCATCGCTCCTTTGTCTGCTAACACATTAGCCAaggttaaaaaaaactaatctaaaTTTTTCATTACAAACTTGTCACTTTGCTTTTAACTAGTTGTCAGTTTTGTTtgtctgaaaaagaaaaaaaaatcacttttgtctttttttttgtatagattGCTGGTGGGTTGTGTGATAATCTTCTGACTTGTGTGATACGAGCTTGGGATTATAGCAAACCGGTTTTCGTTGCGCCGGCGATGAATACATTGATGTGGGACAATCCTTTCACGGAGAGGCATCTTTGTTCGCTTGATGAGCTTGGGATCACGCTCATCCCTCCGATTAAGAAGAGGTTGGCGTGTGGTGATTATGGTAACGGCGCGATGGCTGAGCCTTCTTTGATTTATTCCACTGTTAGACTCTTCTGGGAGTCGCAGGCTCG
This window contains:
- the LOC108839018 gene encoding phosphopantothenoylcysteine decarboxylase translates to MENGKRDREDMEMQTAPPRKPRVLLAASGSVAAIKFGNLCHCFTEWAEVRAVVSKSSLHFLDRLSLPGEVALYTDEDEWSSWNKIGDPVLHIELRRWADVIVIAPLSANTLAKIAGGLCDNLLTCVIRAWDYSKPVFVAPAMNTLMWDNPFTERHLCSLDELGITLIPPIKKRLACGDYGNGAMAEPSLIYSTVRLFWESQARQQSGGTS